The following are from one region of the Heliangelus exortis chromosome 2, bHelExo1.hap1, whole genome shotgun sequence genome:
- the SLA gene encoding src-like-adapter, giving the protein MGNTVKTLRASEETNVPSQMDQESDFLAVLYDYPSADISQPIFHVGEKLRVLSDEGGWWRVHSLTTGRENYIPGKYVAKVYHGWLFEGLGREKAEELLQLPNTKIGSFMIRESETRKGLYSLSVRHRQVKHYRIFRLPNNWYYISPRQTFQCLEDLVNHYSEVADGLCCVLTTPCLTQCANNNSVTNPVPPVVMRNKNFSWRNIHRLEVTEDTESTLAAMDDSCLSYGLRESIASYLSLTGDDNASFASARKKKAQSFIYTGSKRKSTLHLPPTYYED; this is encoded by the exons ATCAGGAAAGTGATTTCCTTGCTGTCCTCTATGACTACCCCTCAGCAGACATAAGCCAACCTATATTTCATGTCGGGGAAAAACTACGTGTGCTATCAGA TGAAGGAGGCTGGTGGAGAGTCCATTCCCTCACAACAGGTCGGGAAAACTACATTCCAGGAAAATATGTAGCTAAGGTTTACCACGG CTGGTTATTTGAagggctgggaagagaaaaagcagaggaactTCTGCAGCTTCCCAACACCAAGATCGGGTCCTTCATGATCAGAGAGAGTGAAACTAGGAAAG gTTTATATTCCCTGTCAGTGAGGCACAGGCAAGTGAAGCATTACAGGATCTTCCGCCTCCCCAATAACTGGTATTACATCTCTCCACGGCAAACTTTTCAGTGCCTTGAAGACCTTGTGAATCACTACTCAG AAGTTGCTGATGGTCTCTGCTGTGTCCTCACAACACCTTGTCTCACCCAGTGTGCTAACAACAACAGCGTAACCAACCCAGTTCCTCCCGTGGTGATGCGGAATAAAAACTTCAGCTGGAGAAACATTCACAG gCTGGAGGTGACTGAAGACACTGAAAGCACCCTGGCAGCAATGGATGATTCCTGTCTCAGCTATGGCCTGAGGGAAAGTATTGCTTCCTACCTCTCCCTAACAGGGGATGACAATGCTTCTTTTGCAAGTGCCAGAAAGAAGAAAGCCCAATCCTTTATATACACAGGGAGCAAACGTAAAAGTACCCTTCATTTGCCACCTACGTACTATGAAGACTAA